The Acipenser ruthenus chromosome 54, fAciRut3.2 maternal haplotype, whole genome shotgun sequence DNA window GCTGGAACTGCAATGAGGAAGGGGCTGACGTCACGTTATTCTGTTTTCAGTCTGCGCGTCCTGACCCTCGCTCTATACAGCGAGACCCGCCGCTGAACCGAGATGGACCGAGGCACGGAGAACGACCGCATTGTAAACGCCTTCGACAACATCGTCAAAAAAGAGCTCAACAGAGTGGAAAAGGAGCTCAACCGGTTCAAGAAGAGGCTGGGCGAAACACGCTTGCAGGGGAGCAATGGAAATAACGAGAAAGCTGAACTCTGGAACATAGCCGGCTTGCTAATCTTTGGAAATAAATCGGACGCTAACAACACGATCcaaggtaagattattattattattattattattattattattattattattattattattattattgttgttgttgttttgttattattattaatataattatagGTATGATgttgttatcattattataaaGTTAAGCGATACGCCAGCCAAATACGACAGCATTTTTGGACAGAATTATGAGACTgtaatatacagagagagagagagagagagagagagagagagagagagagagagagacacagagagagagagagagagagagagagagacagagagagagagagagagacaaacaaacagagagagagagagagagacagagagagagagagagacaaacaaacagagagagagagagagagagagagacaaacaaacagagagagagagagagagacagagagagagagagagacaaacaaacagagagagagagacagagagagagagagagagagagagaaagagagataaaTAGTAGTTAAGTCTTCCTTAtaaccttatttttattttttttattttttttaaagggttttaAGATTGtaaaaatcaaacaattaaacgaTACATGGTTTCGATATATATATAAGCGGCAGTCCCAATTAAACGAGTGGCATTTGAGACGACCTGAATCACGTTTTTTTGGTTTCTAAAGAAAAAGGAAATTAATGAAATCACGTTTTATCGCCAGGCGAGACCCCCCCACCCGCCCCCCGGCGGTGTTATGACCCGCCAAACTCCCCGTGCCAGCGCAGCCTGGGAAACGCAGAACAGACTCCAGGTTTACGCAATTCACGCAAGTCACTGTGCAATCACGTACTCCCCCGGCACTACGCTATGCGAACcggtcttgctctgaaaagcgatctccttTCACCGTTTGAAAACAATTACGTGTCCAATACATAGGGGACatttgcattgtaaagcacagagaggtctggtaaagcatagggaagcattgcaaagcacagagaggtctggtaaagcatagggaagcattgtaaagcacagagaggtctggtaaagcatagggaagcattgtaaagcacagagaggtctggtaaagcatagggaagcattgtaaagcacagagaggtctggtaaagcatagggaagcattgtaaagcacggagaggtctggtgaagcatagggaagcattgtaaagcacggagaggtctggtaaagcatagggaagcattgtaaagcacagagaggtctggtaaagcatagggaagcattgtgaagcacggagaggtctggtaaagcatagggaagcattgtaaagcacggagaggtctggtgaagcatagggaagcattgtaaagcacggagaggtctggtaaagcatagggaagcattgtaaagcacggagaggtctggtaaagcatagggaagcattgtaaagcacagagaggtctggtaaagcatagggaagcattgtgaagcacagagaggtctggtaaagcatagggaagcattgtaaagcacggagaggtctggtgaagcatagggaagcattgtaaagcacggagaggtctggtgaagcatagggaagcattgtaaagcacagagaggtctggtaaagcatagggaagcattgtaaagcacagagaggtctggtaaagcatagggaagcattgtaaagcacagagaggtctggtaaagcacagggaagcattgtaaagcacagagaggtctggtaaagcatagggaagcattgtaaagcacagagaggtgtggtaaagcataaggaagcattgtaaagcacagagaggtctggtaaagcatagggaagcattgtaaagcacagagaggtctggtaaagcatagggaagcattgtaaagcacagagaggtgtggtaaagcatggggaagcattgtaaagcacatagaggtctggtaaagcatagggaagcattgtaaagcacagagtgtggtaaagcatagggaagcattgtaaagcacagagaggtgtggtaaagcatagggaagcattgtaaagcacagagaggtgtggtaaagcataggggagcattgtaaaacacagagaggtctggtaaagcatagggaagcattgtaaagcacagagaggtctggtaatgcatagggaagcattgtaaagcacagagaggtctggtaaagcatagggaagcattgtaaagcacagagaggtctggtaaagcataaggaagcattgtaaagcacagagaggtgttcTGGCATGTTTTCTAAACTTTCCTATGCGATAATAGCATTTCCATTGTTTAAGAGCCAAATCCACGTGATTGCGTTGAAAGAGCAGCCCCCGATTTATAACATTACAGGATATCGTTAGTAAGCACAATTTACCACATCCCCTTTTCGCTTGTGAGTCTCTAATGCGACTCTTGGGTATTGTATTATAGCGAGTATTGTAGCATGGGACGCGTCTTTTCTCCAGCCATTTCCAAATAAGACTAGACGAAGAAAACTCTTATCGTGTCTGTTTACGTAACGGCGAGGGATTGCCCTTCGCTACAAAGCAGACTTCGCCAAGGAAACCACAGTTTATGATTTCTAATGGTTCATGTCAAAACAGAGATCAAGAACATACTTCCTGTATTTGATTCCAATATTCAAGAGTTAcacacataattattattattattattattgatttcttagcagacgcacttatcgagggcgacttacaattgttacaagatatcacattatttttacatacaattccccatttatacagttgggtttttactggagcaatctaggtaaagtaccttgctcaagggtacagcagcagtgtcccccccacctgggattgaacccacgaccctccggtcaagagtccagagcccctaaacactactctacactgctgcccatattatcTTTAAGCACAATGATTCAGCACAAGTTATTACAGAAGTGAAGCTAGGTTCGTGTCGAAACAGAAATCAAGAATTGAACATACTTCCTGTATTTGATTCTGTGTgatccagttgttaaagaaaagggcttataaccaggaggtccctggttcaaatcccacctcagccactgactcattgtgtgaccctgagcaagtcacttcacctccttgtgctccgtctttcgggtgagacgtagttgtaagtgactctgcagctgatgcatagttcacacaccctagtctctgtaagtcgccttagataaaggtgtctgctaaataaacacataataatattcaagagttacacacatattatttaaacattatctTTATACACAATGATGCAGCACAAGTTATTACAGAAGTGAAGGTAGAGCTCAATGGCCGGTCCCTCTGGGAGCGCAGCGGCCACACCTTCAAGGTCACTGGGAGGACTCGGAGCGCGTCTCAAAGTGTCTGACCTGTAAGCTTAGCGTATTGCCAACTGGTTATTGCTAATTGTAGCATTCATTCAAAAATCTTGCCATAGGTTGTTACTGCAAGCAATGCACTAGACATTGTGCAAGTTGCAAGACATGCCTGTAATTCAGTCACTGTGTAATATCCCTCTGCAGAAACCTCTGAGATGTCCTCCGAGAAGAGCGTGCCAGGTGAGGGGGCTCGAGAGGCTGAACTCCAGGCTGCACCTGTCACGGGTCCATCGGATACATCACCTGTCACCTCCAGTGCACCTGCAGACAATACCCCTGAGATTGCTGAAGACACTGCACCTGCCACCTCCACTGCTCAAGATCACAATATCCCTGAGATTACAGGAGACACTGCACCTGCCACCTGCACTGCTCAAGATCACAATATCCCTGAGATTACAGGAGACACTGCACCTGTCACCTCCACTGCTCAAGATCACAATATCCCTGAGATTACAGGAGACACTGCACCTGCCACCTCCACTGCTCAAGATTACAATATCCCTGAGATTACAGGAGACACTGCACCTGTCACCTCCACTGCTCAAGATTACAATATCCCTGAGATTACAGGAGACACTGCACCTGCCACCTGCACTGCTCAAGATCACAATATCCCTGAGATTACAGGAGACACTGCACCTGTCACCTGCACTGCTCAAGATCACAATATCCCTGAGATTACAGGAGACACTGCACCTGTCACCTGCACTGCTCAAGATCACAATATCCCTGAGATTACAGGAGACACTGCACCTGCCACCACTGCTCAAGATCACAATATCCCTGAGATTGCTGAAGACACTGCACCTGTCACCTCCACTGCTCAAGATCACAATATCCCTGAGATTACAGGAGACACTGCACCTGTCACCACTGCTCAAGATCACAATATCCCTGAGACTGCTGAAGACACTGCATCTGTCATGGGTCCATCACATACATCACCTGTCGAATCCACTCCTCCAGACTCTACAGTTCCTGAGGATCCAGCAAACAGCCCATCCACTACCCCAGCATCTGTGTCTCCTCCTGGAGagataaagatagactcagtggAAATCGATTCTGTCtctctgagctggggcagtcctgACAATATGTATGGGATCCCACACAGCTTTCACATTACCTACTCTAGCTCTGATAAGAGTCACCAAGACATGACCACTgcaccctccaattccactgtcatctctaagctgagacctgggagagagtacagcttcacagtcaccacagtgctgaagaatgggacccagagcacgcctgtttcaacatctgtctgcactagtaagaattatttatttacaactcttCTTCTGAATATTAGTCTCTCAGTCTAGCTGTTACATCAGTTTTCTTTTCTCTTCCAGAACCGTCTCCTCCTGGAGagataaagatagactcagtggAAATCGACTCTGTCTCCCTGAGCTGGAGCAGTCCTGACAATATGGATGGGATCCCACACACCTTTTACATTACCTACTCTAGCTCTGATAAGAGTCACCAAGACATGACCACTgcaccctccaattccactgtcatctctaagctgagacctgggagagagtacagcttcacagtcaccacagtgcTGAAGAATGGGATCCAGAGCAGGCCTGTTTCAACAGCTGTCTGCACaagtaagaattatttatttacaactcttCTTTTGAATATTAGTCTCTCAATCTACTTTGATGTTACATCAGTTTTCTTTTCTCTTCCAGAACCGTCTCCTCCTGGGAagataaagatagactcagtggaaatcgactctgtttctctgagctggggcagGCCTGCTGGTATGAAAGAGATCCCTCACAGTTTTAAAATCACCTATTCAAGCTCTGCCAAGGACAACACTCTTTCCATCACTgcaccctccaattccactgtcatctctaagatgagacctgggagagagtacagcttcacagtcaccacagtgctggagaatgggacccagagcacgcctgtttcaacatctgtctgtacaagtaagaattatttattttcaattcttCTTCGGAATATTAGTCTCTCAGTCTACAATACATTTTGAAGAGGTACTTTTTTGAAAGTTTGTAATTgtgatgtttattattgtttgtgtgtgtgtgtatgtgtagttgatgtgtgtgtgtgtctgtgcgtaacaagctcaggtgtgtcttattattaaactcctagtaaaaccaggaatggatcacactgctgtgcagcgggagtctgattcccagctcTGCATTAGTATCTCCCTATTTGAAAGCCAGGTTGCTATAAGCCAATAACAAAGAAGATACagaaaatgaataatttaaaatctGGAGGTTATTTGTTGGAGCATTTTTGACAGGGGGTGAGGAAAATTTGCACTCGGCttttaattgccattgattggtactgattggtacaccccccccccccctcccctcccctctcgtTCCTTTTCCCCCGCAGAATCGCAATTCGTGGACGAGCACCGCTGCGCTTTGATCCAGAGGGTGGTGTCTGTGGAGACCATTGCTGATGCCCTACTGGAAAAGCGAATGCTCCAAGAAACGCAGTACGATGAGATATTAGCGGAGAAGGTTTCCTCAGCCCAGATGAGATTGCTCTACAAGTTCGCCAGGGCATGGGGAAACAGCGAGAAAGACGTGTTCTTGGAAATCCTGAAAGAACAGCAGCCACACCTGATCAAGGATCTGCAGGGAGATTAAAACCCTTTCTCCATTTTCCATGGAAACCGATAGCGTCAATATCATTTCAGATACATGATTCCTGTGGACATTTTAATAGAGATtggttttaattaaacacagaacTGATCATTTGTTTATCAcaaatttaactttttgttttctgGAAAACATTAAGCAATACATCAAAAAATGATTTCATaatatgttcttgttttttttaacatcatcatTAAAAATCGAATTCAGTCTCCTATCCAGTTTCATCACAGTCTTCTAGTCCTTGTAGAATCTCTCAGGTGGGTAACATTTTACAGCAACATaacaaacaaaagttttttttttttcagtattttaaaaacatgttgcgcTTCCATGTTAATTAGGTAGAATGTCTATTATTGAATTACGATAATATTTTTTCTTCATATAATAAAGCTGCTTCTTTCTAGAGCTCTTCATGCTGAGCAAAAAGCCAGTCTGTACCAGTGAGataataaatgtgtttcaaaATTTACAATCTGAAATTGGTCACTTCCAATTCCTGGGCTccgtgctgctgtgtggagatctcAATGCCAGGACTGGCAGAGAGGTCGACTGCATCAGCACAGAAGGGAACAGCCATGTGATTGGACAACAGATCTCTTTGCACCACACACCCAAGAGTGGGAAACAGgtcctgcagctctgtaaaggcctgggtctgtacatcattaacggcaggatcagaggggattcTCAGGGCAGATATGCATTCAGCTCTGCTCTGGGTAATAGCGTAATGGACTATGCTATTACAGACATGGACCCAGAAtctattaatgtatttatagtcCGGCAACAAACCCCCCTTATCAGACCACTGCCAAATATACGCCTCTTTCTGGTTCGTGTTTTAATCTCGCtgctgtaagaacataagaaagtttacaaacgagaggaggccccattcagcccatcttgctcgtttggttgttagtagcttattgatcccagaatctcatcaagcagcttcttgaaggatcccagggtgtcagcttcagcaacattactggggagttggttccagaccctcacaattctctgtgtaaaaaaaagtgcctcctattttctgttctgaatgcccctttatctaatctccatttgtgacccctggtccttgtttcttttttcaggtcccctgggtcgacattgtctataccttttaggattttgaatgcttgaatcagagaATCAAAGAGCCTTTATCATTCTAATCTACAATTAATCTGATAATATAAAAACCTCCTTAAATCTAGTTTCTGACGCTGGCCTAGAGACACTGTTATGAAGTCTCAATTCGCAGCTACAGGACCGCAAATCTACAGGCAAGACAAgattggtccttgtttcttttttcaggtcgaaaaaattctcctgggtcgacattgtcaataccttttaggattttgaatgcttgaatcagatcaccgcatcgTCTATAAACAGCAAATAAAGTATTGtgtgttatttgtgtgtgtgtgtatattatctatctatctatctatctatctatctagtattggagttattccacaaatgaggatatcttgaaataaccAGCAGGAGTGTAATGAAAGTCTCGATGAATcgtgatgctttctttacattatATAGTGTAATAGaggtttgtattgtgatacaagaccacagcGTAGCTCATTGTAGTTTagagaactacaactcccagcggCCCTCACA harbors:
- the LOC117398037 gene encoding mucin-2-like, which codes for MDRGTENDRIVNAFDNIVKKELNRVEKELNRFKKRLGETRLQGSNGNNEKAELWNIAGLLIFGNKSDANNTIQETSEMSSEKSVPGEGAREAELQAAPVTGPSDTSPVTSSAPADNTPEIAEDTAPATSTAQDHNIPEITGDTAPATCTAQDHNIPEITGDTAPVTSTAQDHNIPEITGDTAPATSTAQDYNIPEITGDTAPVTSTAQDYNIPEITGDTAPATCTAQDHNIPEITGDTAPVTCTAQDHNIPEITGDTAPVTCTAQDHNIPEITGDTAPATTAQDHNIPEIAEDTAPVTSTAQDHNIPEITGDTAPVTTAQDHNIPETAEDTASVMGPSHTSPVESTPPDSTVPEDPANSPSTTPASVSPPGEIKIDSVEIDSVSLSWGSPDNMYGIPHSFHITYSSSDKSHQDMTTAPSNSTVISKLRPGREYSFTVTTVLKNGTQSTPVSTSVCTKPSPPGEIKIDSVEIDSVSLSWSSPDNMDGIPHTFYITYSSSDKSHQDMTTAPSNSTVISKLRPGREYSFTVTTVLKNGIQSRPVSTAVCTKPSPPGKIKIDSVEIDSVSLSWGRPAGMKEIPHSFKITYSSSAKDNTLSITAPSNSTVISKMRPGREYSFTVTTVLENGTQSTPVSTSVCTKSQFVDEHRCALIQRVVSVETIADALLEKRMLQETQYDEILAEKVSSAQMRLLYKFARAWGNSEKDVFLEILKEQQPHLIKDLQGD